A genomic stretch from Syntrophaceae bacterium includes:
- a CDS encoding ATP-dependent helicase: protein MGLTNKQAEAVKSPKRNVLVVAGAGSGKTEVMARRIGWWVGVEGVSKENIVAFTFTDRAAEEMKFRIRNWLDKTSSEGAEASLGGMYIGTIHGFCLAKLREYWPDEYHNYDILDESARAALILRGYHGLLGLNSLSTALSQGQYATLKSFTQAYDQLQEHDLFQIELPRDVPPYELGVIENQWCKKARLLTDVGDTPAAEAFAISAARYYAYIRCRRFLDFSSSQSEFIRRLQQDSERINILAEQGIHLVVDEVQDINPVQRKLIELFVTRSGRLTAVGDHRQAIYGFRGAKVEIVAELWEQFKSRPLDSEVVDLQENFRSTPRVINVANEWAGTIGQVRSMETPEMKHGNTGRCDHHKSHVALVSFSERAREAKWISEAIRILVPSEAEGARHDKKDGSHRGLTLADAVILVRSSTDVRTYMQALEAAGIPCVVRAGPDLFSQPEVLFFVAALAVSAGVNAFYGSNHNPKSLPNRINSVLGCPAEPVPVLREAARAIRRTGLAFGREVEDRVFYAAQTLQARIAQNRGITSAQASTLLSPQLREFVTSRHELRRVFPQKIFHMLLSEAEVAAWDTCDGRGQSALFHLGALSRLVTGIETPGWTSVKDYPWQIIGLFQYGAEEGRTEEQPLMVQPEAVSISTIHAAKGLEFPIVFLADVNARRFPSGFARRRLNLPLAGRIVRECDIAGLADNENYDGERRLMYVAITRSERFLFVSHSGRQTSRFINELGPMITKSGGVVTEDPEQLLSELRYAPKEHQRDIRLATSFSDLRYYIECPHDFYLRKVLGFSPTIDQAFGYGRGVHNLMRAIHSEPKKWAALASDRSALEQGIRIFIERGLFYLRYTTGDPAARMRTKGVQIVADYVTQYASELSRLTFEPEKEFETLIEYEDGSGGALISGAIDIVRQDDPPRVTLIDFKSGEPESDSRLALSENEMKLQIALYAVAAKKELEYQPELGLVRYLDADDLLRAELQVPLHNDALDEAKKEIAQIAARIRNREFKAGPTGVPRNPTNESRCLECDFNEFCGMQTARKCRHRHG, encoded by the coding sequence ATGGGTTTGACGAATAAGCAAGCAGAAGCCGTGAAGTCTCCCAAGCGGAACGTTCTGGTGGTAGCGGGAGCTGGTTCGGGAAAAACTGAAGTGATGGCCCGCCGCATTGGGTGGTGGGTTGGTGTCGAGGGAGTCTCTAAGGAAAACATCGTCGCGTTCACGTTTACTGACCGTGCAGCCGAGGAAATGAAGTTTCGGATCCGAAATTGGCTTGATAAAACCTCTTCAGAAGGTGCTGAAGCTTCATTAGGAGGAATGTATATAGGAACAATTCATGGGTTCTGTTTGGCGAAACTCCGTGAATATTGGCCCGATGAATACCATAATTACGACATACTAGACGAGAGCGCACGGGCTGCCCTAATCCTTCGAGGATATCATGGCCTGCTTGGTTTGAATTCACTTAGTACTGCACTTAGCCAAGGACAGTATGCAACTTTGAAAAGTTTCACCCAAGCTTATGATCAGCTTCAGGAACATGATCTTTTTCAGATTGAACTGCCTCGTGACGTGCCGCCCTATGAACTCGGTGTTATTGAGAATCAATGGTGTAAAAAGGCGAGATTGCTCACGGATGTTGGTGATACGCCTGCGGCCGAAGCATTCGCTATTTCAGCGGCCCGCTATTATGCATATATTCGATGTCGACGATTTCTGGATTTTAGTTCATCACAAAGCGAGTTCATCCGCCGTCTTCAACAGGACAGTGAAAGGATTAATATACTTGCCGAGCAGGGAATTCACCTCGTTGTAGATGAGGTGCAAGATATTAATCCGGTTCAGCGGAAACTCATAGAGTTGTTTGTCACAAGGTCAGGACGGCTGACCGCTGTAGGGGACCATCGCCAGGCTATTTATGGCTTTAGAGGTGCGAAAGTTGAAATTGTCGCCGAACTTTGGGAGCAATTTAAATCAAGGCCCTTGGATTCTGAGGTTGTCGATCTCCAGGAGAATTTTCGTTCGACGCCAAGGGTCATAAACGTGGCCAATGAATGGGCTGGTACCATTGGACAGGTTCGTTCAATGGAGACACCGGAAATGAAACACGGGAATACTGGACGGTGTGACCATCATAAATCCCACGTTGCACTGGTTTCTTTCAGCGAGCGCGCACGTGAAGCCAAGTGGATTTCCGAAGCAATCCGCATATTAGTGCCCTCCGAAGCCGAAGGTGCAAGGCATGATAAAAAGGATGGTTCCCATCGCGGATTAACACTCGCAGATGCAGTTATTCTTGTCCGCTCATCGACGGATGTTCGGACCTATATGCAAGCCCTTGAAGCAGCAGGCATTCCATGCGTCGTGCGTGCAGGACCCGACTTGTTTTCACAGCCAGAGGTTCTTTTTTTTGTTGCCGCTTTGGCTGTCTCAGCCGGAGTAAATGCATTCTACGGTTCCAACCATAACCCAAAGAGTCTTCCTAACAGAATCAATTCAGTCCTCGGGTGCCCCGCGGAGCCGGTGCCTGTTCTTCGGGAAGCGGCGCGAGCGATTCGCCGCACAGGTCTTGCTTTCGGACGAGAAGTCGAAGACAGGGTTTTTTACGCAGCACAAACACTTCAGGCCCGAATAGCTCAGAATCGCGGAATAACCTCTGCTCAAGCATCGACCTTACTGAGTCCCCAACTACGAGAATTCGTAACCTCTCGACATGAGCTCCGACGCGTTTTTCCGCAGAAAATTTTCCATATGCTGCTTTCGGAGGCTGAAGTCGCGGCATGGGACACATGTGATGGGCGTGGACAGTCAGCACTATTCCACTTAGGTGCTTTAAGTAGATTAGTCACCGGCATCGAAACCCCGGGCTGGACAAGTGTTAAAGACTATCCATGGCAGATTATAGGCCTTTTCCAATATGGAGCTGAAGAAGGTCGGACAGAGGAACAACCTCTCATGGTACAACCTGAGGCGGTGAGTATCAGCACCATACATGCTGCAAAGGGCTTAGAATTCCCAATTGTTTTTCTCGCAGACGTGAATGCACGGAGATTTCCAAGCGGTTTTGCCCGTAGAAGACTTAATCTACCTCTTGCTGGTCGCATCGTTCGGGAATGTGACATCGCTGGGCTGGCCGACAATGAGAATTATGACGGTGAGCGGCGGCTAATGTACGTGGCGATCACGAGATCTGAACGATTCCTTTTCGTCAGTCATTCCGGGAGGCAAACATCGCGATTCATCAATGAACTTGGTCCCATGATTACTAAAAGTGGAGGTGTGGTTACTGAAGACCCGGAGCAGCTCTTGAGCGAACTAAGGTATGCACCCAAAGAGCACCAACGCGACATCAGACTGGCGACCTCTTTCTCCGACCTCCGCTACTATATCGAGTGTCCGCATGATTTTTATCTTAGAAAGGTGCTTGGTTTCTCGCCCACCATAGACCAGGCGTTCGGCTATGGGCGTGGTGTTCATAACCTAATGCGGGCAATTCACTCCGAACCGAAGAAATGGGCCGCGCTTGCATCAGACCGCAGTGCCTTGGAACAAGGAATCCGGATATTTATCGAGCGGGGTCTTTTTTACCTTCGTTATACGACTGGAGATCCCGCGGCCAGGATGCGCACCAAGGGAGTGCAGATCGTTGCCGACTATGTGACGCAGTACGCGTCAGAGCTTAGCAGACTAACCTTCGAACCCGAAAAAGAATTCGAAACGCTTATTGAATATGAAGATGGTAGTGGAGGTGCACTCATTTCCGGGGCGATTGACATCGTCCGGCAGGATGACCCTCCACGAGTCACGCTGATCGACTTCAAGTCTGGAGAACCTGAGTCCGACAGTCGCCTTGCGCTTAGTGAAAACGAAATGAAATTACAGATCGCACTATATGCCGTGGCTGCAAAGAAAGAACTGGAATATCAGCCGGAATTAGGACTCGTTCGGTATCTTGATGCTGATGATTTGTTACGGGCGGAACTACAAGTACCCTTACATAACGATGCTCTTGATGAGGCCAAAAAGGAAATAGCACAGATTGCCGCTAGAATACGTAATCGCGAGTTTAAGGCGGGACCAACGGGTGTGCCACGGAATCCAACTAACGAGTCACGTTGTTTGGAGTGTGATTTTAATGAATTCTGCGGCATGCAGACAGCAAGGAAATGCCGACATCGACATGGGTGA
- a CDS encoding very short patch repair endonuclease translates to MPDNLTPEQRSYCMSRIKGKDTGLEVRVRSALHRKGLRFRKHVKSLPGKPDIVFSRARIVVFVDGDFWHGYGFPEWESKVSDFWKIKITKNRERDNTNHGKLNKMGWKVIRIWQHELEKDFDECIDRILEVVHMSKVKLIREVNQ, encoded by the coding sequence ATGCCAGATAACCTGACACCAGAGCAACGTAGTTACTGTATGTCCCGCATTAAGGGGAAAGATACGGGCCTTGAGGTACGCGTACGATCAGCGCTCCACAGGAAAGGACTGCGATTCCGAAAACATGTAAAAAGTCTTCCCGGCAAGCCGGATATTGTTTTTAGTAGAGCAAGAATTGTTGTTTTTGTAGATGGAGATTTTTGGCATGGGTATGGATTTCCTGAATGGGAAAGCAAGGTATCTGATTTCTGGAAAATAAAAATAACTAAAAATCGAGAACGAGACAACACGAACCATGGAAAACTAAATAAAATGGGATGGAAAGTTATTCGCATTTGGCAGCATGAATTGGAAAAAGACTTTGACGAATGCATTGACAGGATTCTTGAAGTAGTTCATATGTCGAAGGTAAAACTAATAAGAGAAGTTAATCAATAA
- a CDS encoding gluconolactonase encodes MCKRTLVNFPPPPTLKGGLRIITSREFSTIISGYDFLEAPRWHDGRLWLSDFYSHQVIAAGMDGSVEKIATVEQQPSGLGWLPDGRLLIVSMLGRKVLRREPDGSLVVHADLSGIAGGSCNDMVVDAKGRAYVGNFGFDLMGGAPLKTAKLARVDLDGKVSVAAEDLFFPNAAMITPDSRTLIVNETFGNRISAFDIKADGTLGPRRDWACFGSLPQGCELAEVFPQAKVAPDGGAMDAEGAVWIADAIGNRLLRVAEGGRVLDEISTGSQGAYACALGGPDRRTLFICVAPDFQEHLRKGAHEAAIWALKVEVPGAGLP; translated from the coding sequence ATGTGTAAACGCACCTTGGTCAACTTCCCCCCCCCACCAACCTTGAAAGGAGGTCTCCGAATCATAACGTCGCGAGAATTTTCCACCATCATTTCCGGCTATGATTTCCTGGAGGCGCCCAGGTGGCATGACGGCCGCCTGTGGCTTTCGGACTTTTACTCCCATCAGGTGATTGCCGCCGGCATGGACGGCAGTGTGGAGAAGATCGCCACCGTGGAGCAGCAGCCGTCCGGCCTGGGCTGGCTGCCGGACGGCCGCCTGCTGATCGTCTCCATGCTCGGCAGAAAGGTTCTGCGGCGCGAACCGGACGGATCGCTGGTCGTGCATGCAGACCTGTCGGGCATCGCCGGGGGCTCGTGCAACGACATGGTGGTCGATGCAAAGGGCCGGGCCTACGTGGGCAACTTCGGATTCGACCTGATGGGAGGCGCCCCCCTGAAGACCGCCAAGCTTGCCCGCGTGGACCTGGACGGCAAAGTCAGTGTGGCGGCGGAGGATCTGTTTTTCCCCAATGCGGCCATGATCACGCCCGACAGCCGGACCCTGATCGTCAACGAAACCTTCGGAAACCGGATCTCGGCCTTTGACATCAAGGCAGACGGCACTCTGGGGCCGAGGCGTGACTGGGCCTGCTTCGGCTCTCTCCCCCAGGGGTGCGAACTCGCGGAGGTGTTCCCCCAGGCGAAGGTGGCGCCCGACGGAGGGGCGATGGATGCCGAGGGCGCCGTATGGATTGCCGATGCGATCGGCAACCGGTTGCTTCGTGTCGCCGAAGGGGGCCGGGTGCTGGACGAAATCTCCACGGGGAGCCAGGGGGCATATGCTTGTGCATTGGGAGGACCGGACCGCCGGACCCTGTTCATCTGCGTTGCCCCGGATTTCCAGGAGCACCTGCGGAAAGGTGCCCATGAGGCCGCCATCTGGGCCCTCAAGGTGGAAGTGCCCGGTGCGGGGCTGCCCTGA
- a CDS encoding ammonia-forming cytochrome c nitrite reductase subunit c552 — protein sequence MRRRNIGFVVLAALSIALLIPAFSTAQKNGAGDSRETCYRCHPQIKSLKEGSRHAPLACGTCHSGMKEHLQKSSNKPAALAVDQPVCGRCHSDQFESFRMVNYQAQARKEKGVPAGRSPMQDKLLAPHGFTKEHNEPRAHVFMLTDQFVVDRFIGGRFQHKKGFAGINQTGRAWDVLVDTGRELPETAKAGNATCIQCKTSDHILTWKHMGDKDPKAKWDRGSDIVAMSKATQNPMGCIHCHDGHGAAPRVVRDALIEAVDREGAQTFARNGKTDMKVVDFRGFRKIGVLGKTDSRMMCAQCHVEYACNAGFEFATGKKVGYEDRRTNHYPMKNAKDILAHYKKVNFYDFRHAVTGARLVKLQHPETETYWGSTHDRAGVQCHQCHMPKVKAGSGKSYTTHAVVRPIHSVREACLGCHPKSTAEEKRYQIETVQNYTKGKMRKAEYWLGKLIDTYETARRTGVPESALAQAREKHEEAHVLWEWWTAENSDGWHNPELARESLAASIIASRQGIDVLTKAMEGKR from the coding sequence ATGCGCAGACGGAACATCGGATTCGTCGTCCTGGCCGCCCTGTCGATCGCCCTCTTGATTCCGGCATTTTCGACAGCCCAGAAGAACGGCGCCGGGGACTCCCGGGAAACCTGCTACCGATGCCATCCCCAGATCAAATCCCTGAAAGAAGGATCCAGGCACGCGCCCCTCGCCTGCGGCACCTGCCACAGCGGCATGAAGGAGCACCTGCAGAAATCCAGCAACAAGCCGGCCGCGCTGGCCGTCGACCAGCCCGTCTGCGGCCGGTGCCACAGCGACCAGTTCGAGAGCTTCCGGATGGTCAACTACCAGGCCCAGGCCCGCAAGGAAAAAGGCGTGCCCGCCGGCCGCTCCCCCATGCAGGACAAGCTCCTGGCTCCCCACGGCTTCACGAAGGAGCACAACGAGCCGCGGGCGCACGTCTTCATGCTGACCGACCAGTTCGTGGTGGACCGCTTCATCGGCGGCCGCTTCCAGCACAAGAAGGGCTTTGCCGGCATCAACCAGACCGGCCGGGCCTGGGACGTCCTGGTCGACACGGGCCGGGAGCTGCCCGAGACCGCGAAGGCCGGGAACGCCACCTGCATCCAGTGCAAGACCTCCGACCACATCCTGACCTGGAAGCACATGGGCGACAAGGATCCGAAAGCGAAGTGGGACCGGGGGTCCGATATCGTCGCGATGTCCAAGGCGACGCAGAACCCCATGGGCTGCATTCACTGCCATGACGGCCACGGCGCCGCCCCCCGGGTCGTCCGGGACGCCCTCATCGAGGCGGTCGACCGGGAAGGCGCGCAGACCTTCGCCCGGAACGGGAAGACGGACATGAAGGTGGTCGATTTCCGGGGCTTCCGGAAGATCGGCGTCCTGGGCAAGACCGACTCCCGGATGATGTGCGCCCAGTGCCACGTGGAATACGCCTGCAACGCCGGGTTCGAGTTCGCCACGGGGAAGAAGGTGGGCTACGAGGACCGTCGCACGAACCATTACCCGATGAAGAACGCGAAGGACATCCTGGCCCATTACAAGAAGGTGAACTTCTACGATTTCCGGCATGCCGTGACGGGCGCCCGGCTGGTCAAGCTGCAGCACCCGGAGACGGAGACCTACTGGGGCAGCACCCACGACCGGGCCGGCGTCCAGTGCCACCAGTGCCACATGCCGAAGGTCAAGGCCGGATCGGGGAAGAGCTACACGACCCACGCCGTCGTCCGGCCCATCCACTCGGTCCGGGAGGCCTGCCTGGGCTGCCATCCCAAATCCACGGCGGAAGAGAAGCGCTACCAGATCGAGACGGTCCAGAACTACACGAAGGGCAAAATGCGGAAGGCCGAGTACTGGCTGGGGAAACTGATCGACACCTACGAGACGGCCCGGAGAACGGGGGTTCCCGAATCAGCCCTCGCACAGGCCCGGGAGAAGCACGAAGAGGCGCACGTCCTCTGGGAATGGTGGACCGCCGAGAACAGCGACGGCTGGCACAACCCGGAGCTGGCGAGGGAAAGCCTGGCCGCCTCCATCATCGCCTCCCGGCAGGGCATCGACGTCCTGACCAAGGCCATGGAGGGCAAGCGATAA
- a CDS encoding nucleotidyl transferase AbiEii/AbiGii toxin family protein encodes MNEAVARMLARYECRRLEDYTRALREILQEMALLGLWRSRFFEKAAFYGGTALRIFHGLDRFSEDLDFSLLEPDPGFDLSRYTSSLEREIRAFGFDVTVQEKAKQAAGPVRSAFLKADTMRQLLTVQVGSDLVRELPRGQAIRIRLEVDTDPPPGFSTEARYLLHPIPFTVRTYVLPDLFAGKMHALLCRQWKTRVKGRDWYDFVWYAANHPELDLPHLEQRMRQSGHWKEQAPMTKTDLDRLLVAAIDRLDVDRARKEVEPFILNPEALTVWSRDFFLDVAGRIRIQS; translated from the coding sequence ATGAATGAGGCCGTCGCCCGCATGCTGGCCCGCTACGAATGCCGTCGCCTGGAGGACTATACCCGCGCCCTGCGGGAGATTCTGCAGGAGATGGCCCTGCTCGGCCTCTGGCGGAGCCGTTTTTTTGAAAAGGCCGCTTTCTACGGCGGAACGGCCCTCCGCATCTTTCACGGGCTGGACCGCTTTTCCGAAGACCTGGATTTTTCGTTGCTGGAACCGGATCCCGGGTTCGACCTTTCCCGTTACACCAGCTCGCTTGAGCGGGAGATCCGGGCCTTCGGCTTTGACGTTACGGTGCAGGAGAAGGCGAAGCAGGCGGCCGGCCCCGTTCGGTCGGCATTTCTGAAAGCCGACACCATGCGGCAATTGCTGACCGTTCAGGTCGGGTCGGACCTCGTCCGGGAACTGCCCCGGGGCCAGGCAATCCGGATCCGCCTCGAGGTCGATACGGATCCGCCCCCGGGTTTTTCAACGGAGGCCAGGTATCTTCTCCATCCGATTCCTTTTACGGTTCGAACGTACGTGCTGCCGGATCTCTTCGCCGGCAAGATGCACGCCCTCCTGTGCCGCCAGTGGAAGACCCGCGTGAAGGGCCGGGACTGGTATGATTTCGTCTGGTATGCGGCCAATCACCCGGAGCTGGATCTGCCGCACCTGGAGCAGCGAATGCGACAGAGCGGCCACTGGAAGGAGCAGGCCCCGATGACGAAGACCGACCTGGACCGGCTGCTCGTCGCGGCCATCGACCGGCTCGATGTCGATCGCGCCCGGAAGGAGGTGGAGCCTTTCATTCTGAATCCCGAGGCCCTGACGGTCTGGTCCCGCGATTTTTTTCTCGATGTCGCCGGCCGGATCCGCATTCAATCATAA
- a CDS encoding AMP-binding protein: MADFPWFKNYDAGVPRTLEPYPDRTLLDQVYDTARQRPGHTMMWFKGTVITYGQFRAHVEGVARALAGLGVKKGDRVALMMPNIPQMLICQFAVWKAGGVAVPVNPLYNEAELVHTVKDSGAEIAIVMTPFYRLLKSVQGRAGVKTIIATSVKEYLAPLKRFLFGLLMEKKQGHHVEIEAGDLWLQDAIRKYAGAPIPDVKLSQDDTGLILFSGGTTGTPKGVMISHGSIFKNGMQTRAWFSTLLTDWDDVTILLMPLFHIYGNIILVSTLLHARVPIVLVPNPRDVPDLLSTIRTTRPRFFPGIATLFIGLMNNPDVKSGKIDFRSMKMCVAAAAPLLPETKKSWEALTGGKLVEAYGLTESGIIAMGPILGKWKEGAVGLPTPDVEVKIVDILAGEKEMPTGETGEIAIRSPQIMQGYRNNPEATAEMLRGGWLYTGDVGHLDEDGYLFITSRKKELIKPSGHQVFPGEVEEVVARHPAVLEVGVAGVRDPEQGEAVKAWVVLKPDQRCTAEELQAFCKESLTAYKVPRYVEFREMLPKSLIGKVLRRVLQEEEEKKQQSGR; this comes from the coding sequence GTGGCTGACTTTCCCTGGTTCAAAAACTACGACGCGGGGGTGCCCCGCACCCTGGAGCCCTACCCAGACCGGACCCTGCTGGATCAGGTGTACGACACGGCAAGGCAGCGCCCGGGACACACGATGATGTGGTTCAAGGGAACCGTCATCACCTACGGGCAGTTCCGGGCGCACGTGGAAGGAGTGGCGCGGGCGCTCGCCGGGCTCGGCGTGAAGAAGGGCGACCGCGTGGCCCTCATGATGCCCAACATCCCCCAAATGCTCATCTGCCAGTTCGCCGTCTGGAAAGCCGGGGGCGTTGCGGTGCCGGTCAACCCGCTCTACAACGAAGCCGAGCTTGTGCACACGGTGAAGGACTCCGGGGCGGAGATCGCCATCGTCATGACCCCGTTCTACCGCCTGCTGAAGAGCGTCCAGGGCCGGGCCGGCGTGAAGACGATCATCGCCACGTCGGTCAAGGAGTACCTGGCGCCGCTGAAGCGCTTCCTCTTCGGGCTCCTGATGGAGAAGAAGCAGGGACACCATGTGGAGATCGAGGCGGGCGACCTGTGGCTCCAGGATGCAATCCGGAAGTACGCAGGCGCCCCGATTCCCGACGTGAAGCTGAGTCAGGACGACACCGGGCTGATCCTCTTCAGCGGGGGAACCACGGGCACGCCCAAGGGCGTCATGATCTCCCACGGAAGCATCTTCAAGAACGGCATGCAGACGCGCGCCTGGTTTTCCACGCTGCTTACGGACTGGGACGACGTCACGATTCTCCTGATGCCGCTCTTCCACATCTACGGCAACATCATCCTGGTCTCGACCCTGCTGCATGCGCGGGTGCCCATCGTCCTGGTGCCCAATCCCCGGGACGTTCCCGACCTCTTGTCCACCATCCGGACGACCCGGCCGCGGTTCTTCCCGGGCATCGCCACGCTGTTCATCGGCCTGATGAACAACCCGGATGTGAAATCGGGCAAGATCGATTTCCGGTCCATGAAGATGTGCGTGGCCGCCGCCGCGCCGCTCCTGCCGGAGACCAAGAAAAGCTGGGAGGCCCTCACCGGCGGGAAGCTCGTCGAGGCCTACGGCCTGACGGAATCGGGCATCATCGCCATGGGACCGATCCTGGGAAAATGGAAGGAAGGGGCCGTCGGACTGCCCACCCCGGACGTGGAGGTGAAGATCGTTGACATCCTCGCCGGCGAGAAGGAGATGCCGACCGGGGAAACCGGCGAGATCGCAATCCGGTCGCCACAGATCATGCAGGGCTACCGGAACAACCCGGAGGCCACCGCGGAGATGCTGCGTGGCGGCTGGCTGTATACCGGCGACGTCGGCCACCTGGACGAGGACGGCTACCTGTTCATCACCTCGCGCAAGAAGGAGTTGATCAAGCCCAGCGGCCACCAGGTCTTCCCTGGGGAGGTGGAGGAGGTCGTCGCGAGGCACCCGGCCGTGCTCGAGGTGGGCGTGGCCGGCGTCCGGGACCCCGAGCAGGGGGAGGCCGTTAAGGCCTGGGTTGTGCTGAAACCGGACCAGAGGTGCACCGCCGAAGAGCTGCAGGCCTTCTGCAAGGAGAGCCTGACGGCCTACAAGGTGCCCCGGTACGTCGAATTCCGCGAAATGCTTCCCAAGTCGCTGATCGGGAAGGTGCTGCGGCGCGTGCTCCAGGAGGAGGAAGAGAAGAAACAGCAGTCGGGAAGATAG